One region of Micromonospora ureilytica genomic DNA includes:
- the gyrA gene encoding DNA gyrase subunit A — protein sequence MTDSPESTPNEPEVPTEAIAAVVTHDRIEPVGLEVEMQRSYLDYAMSVIVGRALPDVRDGLKPVHRKILYAMFDSGYRPDRGYVKCSRVVGDVMGQFHPHGDSSIYDALVRMAQPWSLRYPLVDGNGNFGSPGNDPAAAMRYTECKLDPLAMEMLRDIDEDTVELQNNYDGRAKEPTILPSRIPNLLLNGSEGIAVGMATKIPPHNLREIGAAVQWCLEHPEEDEEATLEALLGIVKGPDFPTHGLIVGTTAIQDAYRTGRGSIRMRAVVEVEEDKRGRPCLVVSELPYQVNPDNLAERIAELIKEGKLAGIADIRDESSGRTGMRIVLVLKRDAVAKVVLNNLYKHTQLQETFGANMLALVDGVPRTLNLAQFIRYYVEHQIDVIRRRTAFRLRKAEERAHILRGLGKALDALDEVIALIRRSPTVDDARQGLIRLLEIDEIQATAILDMQLRRLAALERQRIVDDLAKLEIEIADLKDILAKPERQRRIVSEELGEIVTKWGDERRTQIIPFDGEVSMEDLIAREDVVVTITRTGYAKRTKVDLYRSQRRGGKGVSGATLRQDDIVSHFFVCSTHDWILFLTNKGRVYRAKAYELPEASRVAKGQHVANLLAFLPDEQIAQIIEIPNYQVAPYLVLATKNGLVKKTRLEEFDSNRSGGIIAINLRDEDELVGAALVAPENDLLLVSKKAQAIRFNASDEALRPMGRATSGVIGMRFTDDDVLLAMEVVREGLDVLVATNGGYAKRTPIEEYPVQGRGGKGVLTAKITERRGGLVGAVVIDPDDELFAITSNGGVIRTPVKPVRRTRDRNTMGVKLMDLPDGVTIVAIARNADEPDEQD from the coding sequence GTGACCGATTCTCCCGAGTCCACACCGAACGAGCCCGAGGTTCCCACCGAGGCCATCGCCGCGGTGGTCACGCACGACCGGATCGAACCGGTCGGGCTCGAGGTGGAGATGCAGCGCTCCTACCTCGACTACGCCATGAGCGTCATCGTCGGTCGCGCGCTGCCGGACGTCCGGGACGGCCTCAAGCCGGTCCACCGCAAGATCCTCTACGCGATGTTCGACTCCGGCTACCGCCCGGACCGTGGCTACGTGAAGTGCTCCCGCGTCGTCGGTGACGTGATGGGTCAGTTCCACCCGCACGGCGACTCGTCGATCTACGACGCGCTGGTCCGGATGGCGCAGCCCTGGTCGCTGCGATACCCGCTGGTCGACGGCAACGGCAACTTCGGCTCGCCCGGTAACGATCCGGCTGCGGCCATGCGATACACCGAGTGCAAGCTCGACCCCCTCGCCATGGAGATGCTGCGGGACATCGACGAGGACACCGTCGAACTGCAGAACAACTACGACGGTCGGGCCAAGGAGCCCACGATCCTGCCGTCGCGGATTCCCAACCTGCTACTGAACGGCTCCGAGGGCATCGCGGTCGGCATGGCCACCAAGATCCCGCCGCACAACCTGCGCGAGATCGGCGCGGCGGTGCAGTGGTGCCTGGAGCACCCGGAGGAGGACGAGGAGGCCACCCTCGAGGCGTTGCTCGGCATCGTCAAGGGTCCGGACTTCCCGACCCACGGCCTGATCGTCGGCACCACCGCAATTCAGGACGCGTACCGCACGGGTCGTGGCTCGATCCGGATGCGCGCCGTGGTGGAGGTCGAGGAGGACAAGCGGGGCCGGCCATGCCTGGTCGTCAGCGAGCTGCCCTACCAGGTCAACCCGGACAACCTCGCGGAGCGGATCGCCGAGCTGATCAAGGAGGGCAAGCTCGCCGGGATCGCCGACATCCGCGACGAGTCCTCCGGGCGTACCGGCATGCGGATCGTGCTGGTGCTCAAGCGCGACGCGGTCGCGAAGGTCGTGCTGAACAACCTCTACAAGCACACCCAGCTCCAGGAGACCTTCGGCGCCAACATGCTGGCCCTCGTCGACGGGGTGCCGCGCACGCTCAACCTGGCCCAGTTCATCCGCTACTACGTCGAGCACCAGATCGACGTGATCCGCCGGCGGACCGCGTTCCGGCTGCGCAAGGCCGAGGAGCGGGCACACATCCTGCGCGGCCTGGGCAAGGCGCTGGACGCGCTGGACGAGGTGATCGCCCTGATCCGGCGCTCGCCGACGGTGGATGACGCCCGGCAGGGCCTGATCCGGCTGCTGGAGATCGACGAGATCCAGGCGACCGCGATCCTGGACATGCAGCTGCGCCGGCTCGCCGCTCTGGAGCGGCAGCGGATCGTGGACGACCTGGCCAAGCTCGAGATCGAGATCGCCGACCTCAAGGACATCCTCGCCAAGCCGGAGCGGCAGCGGCGGATCGTCTCGGAGGAGCTGGGGGAGATCGTCACCAAGTGGGGCGACGAGCGGCGGACGCAGATCATCCCGTTCGACGGCGAGGTCTCGATGGAGGACCTCATCGCCCGCGAGGACGTGGTCGTCACGATCACCCGCACCGGGTACGCCAAGCGGACCAAGGTCGACCTGTACCGCTCGCAGCGGCGCGGCGGTAAGGGCGTCAGTGGCGCCACGCTGCGGCAGGACGACATCGTCAGCCACTTCTTCGTCTGCTCGACCCACGACTGGATCTTGTTCCTCACGAACAAGGGCCGTGTCTACCGGGCCAAGGCGTACGAGTTGCCGGAGGCCAGTAGGGTAGCCAAGGGCCAACACGTGGCCAATCTGCTCGCCTTCCTACCCGACGAGCAGATAGCGCAGATCATTGAGATCCCGAACTACCAGGTAGCCCCCTATCTGGTACTGGCCACGAAGAACGGCCTGGTGAAGAAGACGCGGCTCGAGGAGTTCGACTCCAACCGTTCCGGCGGCATCATCGCGATCAACCTGCGCGATGAGGACGAGCTGGTCGGTGCTGCGCTGGTTGCGCCGGAGAACGACCTGCTGCTGGTCTCGAAGAAGGCACAGGCGATCCGGTTCAACGCCTCGGACGAGGCGTTGCGGCCGATGGGCCGGGCCACCTCGGGCGTGATCGGCATGCGCTTCACGGACGACGACGTCCTGCTCGCCATGGAAGTCGTGCGGGAAGGTTTGGACGTGCTGGTGGCCACGAACGGGGGATACGCGAAGCGGACCCCGATCGAGGAATACCCGGTGCAGGGCCGGGGAGGTAAGGGCGTGTTGACTGCAAAGATCACCGAACGGCGCGGTGGTCTGGTTGGCGCGGTGGTGATCGATCCGGACGACGAACTGTTCGCGATCACCAGCAACGGTGGTGTCATTCGGACTCCGGTGAAGCCTGTACGCCGTACGCGTGACCGGAACACAATGGGGGTCAAGCTGATGGACCTCCCGGACGGCGTGACTATCGTGGCGATTGCTCGCAATGCCGACGAGCCTGACGAACAGGACTAG